In one Pseudomonas tensinigenes genomic region, the following are encoded:
- a CDS encoding MFS transporter has product MHNQIASFRAALDARPVSRYQWLLLILLALLLVTDGYDAQVLGYVVPALAQDWGLEKSAFGPVFSANLLGLTIGSLAVTPLADRFGVRRILLACVLIYATLTVLMVFADSLNTLMIARFICGIGMGGAMPSAMALMSEYSPPRLRTLMVTLAACGFSFGGAAGGFVAAGFIDQFGWQAVFLAGGVTPLLLFPFLWWMLPESLPRLLRDAPPYVRLRKVTARMLPDWQPPVASVEQNEREQGSKLTVVELFRNGYARPTLLIWATFFVSLILLYFMISWLPTLLLESGLKLNEANLVTSMFLFAGTLGAICMAWFADRLKRKVRLLSGVLAGAALCTILLGLNHDNPRYLVACVFAAGFCIIGGQLTLNAFASNFYPAHVRATGTGWALGVGRFGSILGPLFGSLLLAMHIPVAQIFFFCAIPAVIAALLIIQVRSPSEGSSAVGVGMSVKS; this is encoded by the coding sequence ATGCACAACCAGATTGCCAGCTTTCGCGCGGCACTCGACGCCCGTCCTGTGTCCCGCTATCAGTGGTTGCTCTTGATCCTGCTCGCCTTGCTGCTGGTCACCGACGGCTATGACGCCCAGGTGCTCGGTTATGTGGTGCCCGCGCTGGCGCAGGACTGGGGGCTGGAAAAGTCGGCGTTCGGGCCGGTTTTCAGTGCCAACTTGCTTGGCCTGACCATTGGTTCATTGGCGGTCACGCCGCTGGCTGACCGCTTTGGCGTGCGGCGGATTCTGCTCGCCTGCGTACTGATCTACGCCACGCTGACGGTGCTGATGGTCTTCGCCGATTCGCTGAACACACTGATGATCGCGCGCTTCATCTGCGGCATCGGCATGGGTGGAGCGATGCCCAGTGCCATGGCGTTGATGTCGGAATACTCGCCACCGCGTTTGCGCACCTTGATGGTGACGCTGGCGGCCTGTGGCTTCTCGTTCGGCGGGGCGGCGGGTGGTTTTGTCGCCGCCGGGTTCATCGACCAATTCGGCTGGCAAGCGGTATTCCTTGCCGGAGGCGTCACGCCGTTGCTGCTGTTTCCGTTTCTGTGGTGGATGCTGCCGGAGTCGCTGCCACGCCTGCTGCGTGATGCACCGCCGTATGTACGACTGCGCAAAGTTACCGCAAGGATGCTGCCGGATTGGCAACCGCCCGTTGCCAGTGTCGAGCAGAACGAGCGCGAGCAGGGCAGCAAACTGACCGTGGTCGAGTTGTTCCGCAACGGCTACGCACGGCCGACCTTGCTGATCTGGGCGACTTTTTTCGTCAGCCTGATTCTGCTGTATTTCATGATCAGTTGGCTGCCGACGCTGCTGCTGGAAAGTGGCCTGAAACTCAACGAGGCGAATCTGGTGACGTCGATGTTCCTGTTCGCCGGTACCCTGGGTGCGATCTGCATGGCGTGGTTCGCCGACCGCTTGAAGCGCAAGGTGCGGTTGTTGTCCGGCGTGTTGGCGGGCGCAGCGCTGTGCACGATTCTGCTGGGGCTCAATCACGACAATCCGCGTTATCTGGTGGCCTGCGTCTTCGCCGCCGGGTTCTGCATCATCGGCGGGCAACTGACGCTGAATGCGTTTGCCAGTAACTTCTACCCGGCGCATGTGCGCGCGACCGGCACCGGTTGGGCATTGGGCGTGGGGCGCTTCGGTTCGATTCTCGGGCCGCTGTTTGGCAGCCTGTTGTTGGCGATGCACATTCCGGTGGCGCAGATTTTCTTCTTCTGTGCGATCCCGGCGGTGATTGCCGCGCTGCTGATCATCCAGGTGCGCTCACCCTCCGAAGGCAGTTCGGCAGTTGGAGTGGGGATGTCTGTCAAATCCTGA
- a CDS encoding SirB1 family protein: MSPRQRFFECLHRSPPALLEAALWMAAEHEKDVDPAALLQDFKELQQRVSYGLPMLPVSELAQPLLRRMIELGFAQDDFLPLRPQAALLHKVLQTHRGQPLALALIALELARGLEIPLVGVNFPGHFLLKVPGADHLLDPCGGRRLYPNDCRELLQRQYGPNMKLNAEHLATATPVQMLQRLSRNLRQLHLTHDDFIAALIDAERVLELGDAGAADYLARASLYQRLDCPNAERFDLEHALLLSDDPIQRLRLTERLGHLPPNSVVH, from the coding sequence ATGAGTCCGCGCCAACGTTTTTTCGAATGCCTGCACCGTTCACCGCCTGCGCTGTTGGAAGCTGCGCTGTGGATGGCGGCTGAACACGAAAAAGACGTGGATCCAGCGGCACTCCTGCAAGACTTCAAGGAGCTGCAACAGCGGGTCAGTTACGGTTTGCCGATGCTGCCGGTGAGCGAGCTGGCACAGCCGCTGTTACGGCGCATGATTGAATTGGGCTTTGCCCAGGACGATTTTCTGCCGCTGCGTCCGCAGGCGGCGTTGTTGCATAAAGTCTTGCAAACCCATCGCGGCCAGCCTTTGGCGCTGGCGTTGATTGCGCTTGAGCTGGCGCGCGGCCTGGAGATTCCGCTGGTAGGCGTCAATTTCCCCGGGCACTTCCTGTTGAAGGTGCCCGGTGCCGATCATCTCCTTGATCCGTGCGGCGGGCGACGCTTGTACCCCAACGATTGTCGTGAGCTGTTGCAGCGCCAATATGGGCCGAACATGAAGCTCAACGCCGAGCACTTGGCTACGGCGACGCCCGTGCAGATGCTGCAGCGGCTGTCGCGCAATCTGCGGCAACTGCATCTGACCCACGACGACTTCATTGCCGCGCTGATCGACGCCGAACGCGTGCTTGAACTGGGCGACGCTGGCGCCGCCGATTATCTGGCCCGGGCCAGTCTGTATCAGCGGCTCGACTGCCCGAATGCCGAGCGCTTCGATCTGGAGCACGCCTTGCTGCTCAGCGACGATCCGATCCAGCGACTGCGCCTGACCGAGCGCCTCGGCCATCTCCCGCCCAACTCAGTCGTCCATTAA
- a CDS encoding Leu/Phe/Val dehydrogenase: MFALMQSTRLESLHLSVDPVTGLKAVIAIHNSRLGPALGGCRYLAYPNDESAVEDAIRLAQGMSYKAALAGLPQGGGVAVIVRPVHVENRGALFEAFGRCIDQLDGRYITAIDSGTSVADMDCIAQQTQHVTSTTSAGDPAPHAAMGVFTGIRATAMARLGSDNLEGLRIAIQGLGNVGYALAEQLHAAGAELLVSDIDHGKVQLAMEQLNAHPIANDALLSTPCDILAPCGLGGVLNSHSVTQLRCSAVAGSANNQLTHLDVADQLERRGILYAPDYVINAGGLIYVSLKHRGEELPTITAHLSKISSRLTEVFGHAQAEKRSPARVADELAEKVLYR; the protein is encoded by the coding sequence ATGTTTGCGCTCATGCAAAGCACTCGCCTGGAATCGCTGCACCTTAGCGTTGACCCGGTCACCGGGTTGAAGGCGGTCATTGCCATCCACAACAGTCGCCTCGGGCCAGCCTTGGGCGGATGTCGTTATCTTGCCTATCCCAATGACGAATCTGCCGTCGAGGACGCCATTCGCCTGGCCCAAGGCATGAGTTACAAGGCCGCTTTGGCGGGGCTGCCGCAGGGCGGTGGTGTGGCAGTGATCGTGCGTCCGGTGCACGTGGAAAACCGTGGCGCGCTGTTCGAAGCTTTTGGCCGCTGCATCGATCAGCTCGACGGTCGCTATATCACCGCGATCGACAGCGGCACCTCGGTCGCCGACATGGATTGCATCGCCCAGCAGACCCAACATGTCACCAGCACCACGTCTGCCGGCGATCCGGCACCGCACGCGGCGATGGGCGTGTTCACCGGCATTCGCGCGACGGCCATGGCACGGTTGGGCAGCGATAACCTCGAAGGCTTGCGCATCGCGATTCAGGGCTTGGGCAATGTCGGTTATGCATTGGCCGAGCAACTGCACGCCGCCGGGGCTGAACTGCTGGTCAGCGATATTGACCACGGCAAGGTGCAACTGGCGATGGAGCAACTCAACGCGCATCCAATCGCCAACGACGCGTTACTCAGCACCCCGTGCGACATTCTCGCACCGTGCGGTCTGGGCGGAGTTCTGAACAGCCACAGCGTCACGCAACTGCGGTGTTCGGCCGTGGCGGGTTCGGCGAACAATCAACTGACGCATCTGGATGTCGCCGATCAACTGGAGCGACGCGGAATTCTGTATGCGCCGGATTATGTGATCAACGCAGGTGGGCTGATTTACGTCTCGCTGAAACATCGTGGCGAGGAATTGCCGACGATTACCGCGCATCTGTCGAAGATCAGTTCGCGGTTGACCGAGGTGTTCGGCCATGCGCAGGCGGAAAAACGTTCGCCGGCGCGGGTGGCGGATGAGTTGGCGGAGAAAGTTTTGTATCGTTGA
- a CDS encoding phosphate-starvation-inducible protein PsiE, whose amino-acid sequence MKINWAEKLRQNVHQLAESLGNLFVETFHYLALFAIGAVTAYAAVMEFLGMLEEGHIKIDDILLLFIYLELGAMVGIYFKTNHMPVRFLIYVAITALTRLLISNVSHHNPPDMGIIYLCGGILLLALAILVVRYASSQFPSVKIEKPQRTLGTGSSEHPEVEKGEL is encoded by the coding sequence GTGAAAATAAACTGGGCCGAGAAACTGCGGCAAAACGTGCATCAACTGGCCGAGTCCCTGGGCAACCTGTTTGTCGAGACCTTCCACTATCTGGCGTTGTTCGCCATCGGGGCGGTGACGGCATACGCGGCGGTGATGGAGTTTCTCGGGATGCTCGAGGAAGGCCACATCAAGATCGATGACATTCTGTTGCTGTTCATCTATCTCGAACTGGGGGCGATGGTCGGGATTTACTTCAAGACCAACCACATGCCGGTGCGCTTTCTGATCTATGTGGCGATCACCGCGCTGACCCGTCTGCTGATCTCCAATGTCTCGCACCACAACCCGCCGGACATGGGCATCATTTACCTGTGCGGCGGGATTCTGCTGCTGGCGCTGGCGATTCTGGTGGTGCGTTACGCTTCGTCGCAATTTCCGTCGGTGAAGATCGAAAAACCACAGCGCACGCTGGGCACGGGTTCCAGCGAACATCCTGAAGTCGAGAAGGGTGAGCTTTAA
- a CDS encoding DUF3509 domain-containing protein, producing the protein MDNPFQIITDAFAPDYQINLSIQGLDGSIMLTLSNSGRIVAKRMISAEQRNDPARLKRLVQSIQFGIAIEQGHSAMAILEAMTSGNGLTPPPPLVSSQPQPAAGL; encoded by the coding sequence ATGGACAATCCTTTTCAGATCATTACCGATGCCTTCGCGCCGGACTATCAGATCAACCTGAGCATTCAGGGCCTGGACGGCAGCATCATGCTGACCCTGTCCAATAGCGGCCGGATCGTGGCCAAACGCATGATCAGCGCCGAGCAGCGCAACGACCCCGCGCGTCTCAAGCGCCTGGTGCAAAGCATTCAGTTCGGCATCGCCATCGAACAGGGCCACAGCGCCATGGCGATCCTCGAAGCCATGACCAGCGGCAACGGGCTGACCCCGCCACCGCCCCTCGTCAGCAGCCAGCCCCAACCTGCGGCCGGGCTTTAA
- a CDS encoding HAAAP family serine/threonine permease, with product MTDVRTPAAENPAVDRTRNAETAHKGWNKFDTTWMLGLYGTAIGAGTLFLPINAGVGGFWPLLILAVLAFPMTFFAHRGLTRFVLSGRSGDITEVVEEHFGIGAGKLITLLYFFAIFPILLVYSVALTNTLSSFLEHQLHIAPPPRAILSLVLILGLMAIVRCGQSVIVKAMSVLVYPFVAALLLLAVSLIPNWNGAFFASAQEAMPMSVFLKTLWLAIPVMVFSFNHSPIISAFAVDQKQRYGEQAERKSSGILAMAHGMMVVTVMFFCFSCVLALSPADLAAAKAQNISILSYLANHFQTPVIAYAAPLIALVAITKSFLGHYIGASEGFQGMIVKSLRSRGRVMSASWLNRATAVFMILSCWAVATFNPSILGMIEAFGGPVIACLLFLMPMYAIRRVPALRQYSGQASNVFVVLIGLIALSAIIYLVLP from the coding sequence ATGACCGATGTACGTACACCTGCTGCCGAAAATCCCGCTGTAGACCGCACCCGCAATGCAGAAACGGCCCACAAGGGCTGGAACAAATTCGACACCACCTGGATGCTTGGTCTGTACGGCACCGCCATCGGTGCCGGTACGTTGTTCCTGCCGATCAATGCCGGTGTCGGTGGTTTCTGGCCGTTGCTGATTCTCGCCGTGCTGGCCTTCCCGATGACGTTTTTTGCCCACCGTGGCCTGACCCGATTCGTGCTGTCCGGGCGTTCCGGGGACATCACCGAAGTGGTCGAAGAACACTTCGGCATCGGTGCCGGCAAGCTGATCACGCTGCTGTATTTCTTTGCGATCTTCCCGATCCTGCTGGTGTACAGCGTGGCGCTGACCAACACCCTGAGCAGCTTTCTCGAACACCAATTGCACATCGCCCCGCCACCACGGGCGATTCTCTCGCTGGTGCTGATCCTCGGATTGATGGCGATTGTTCGTTGCGGTCAGAGCGTGATCGTCAAAGCCATGAGCGTGTTGGTGTATCCATTCGTCGCCGCGTTGCTGCTGCTCGCGGTCAGCCTGATTCCGAACTGGAACGGCGCGTTTTTCGCCAGTGCTCAAGAAGCCATGCCAATGTCCGTATTTCTCAAGACGCTGTGGCTGGCAATCCCGGTGATGGTGTTCTCGTTCAACCATTCTCCGATCATTTCCGCGTTTGCCGTTGATCAAAAACAGCGCTACGGCGAACAGGCAGAACGCAAGAGCAGCGGCATCCTCGCCATGGCCCACGGCATGATGGTGGTGACGGTGATGTTCTTCTGCTTCAGCTGTGTACTGGCGTTGTCGCCGGCGGATCTGGCGGCGGCCAAGGCGCAGAACATTTCGATCCTGTCGTACCTGGCCAACCACTTCCAGACCCCGGTCATCGCTTACGCCGCGCCGCTGATTGCGCTGGTGGCGATCACCAAATCCTTCCTCGGCCACTACATCGGCGCCAGCGAAGGCTTTCAAGGCATGATCGTGAAAAGCCTGCGCAGCCGTGGCCGGGTCATGTCAGCGAGCTGGCTGAACCGCGCGACCGCCGTGTTCATGATCCTCAGTTGCTGGGCCGTGGCGACTTTCAACCCGAGTATCCTCGGGATGATCGAGGCTTTCGGTGGGCCGGTGATTGCCTGCCTGCTGTTCTTGATGCCGATGTACGCCATCCGCCGCGTGCCAGCCTTGCGCCAGTATTCGGGGCAAGCGTCCAACGTATTTGTGGTGTTGATCGGTCTGATTGCACTGTCAGCGATCATCTACCTGGTTCTGCCCTGA
- a CDS encoding L-serine ammonia-lyase: MAISVFDLFKVGIGPSSSHTVGPMRAAATFAQALIDQCLLNDICRVEICLYGSLSATGVGHATDRATVMGLMGEWPDSIDPATIDPRIQQLRETGQLTLAGQREIAFDWQRDLLLLDESLPYHPNAMSLTAFGETAELFEQTYYSVGGGFIIEAAEAESGVAPAGDVVLPYDFSSAAELLSLCKQHNLRVSELMMANERAWRSDVEIRQGLLHIWSVMRECVEQGLRHEGILPGGLNVPRRAAKLHRSLLEIGKPNVISSTLSAMEWVNLFALAVNEENAAGGRMVTAPTNGAAGIIPAVLHYYMKFNPDAPDDDVVAFFLGAAAVGILCKKNASISGAEVGCQGEVGSACAMAAAGLADVLGATPEQLENAAEIGLEHNLGLTCDPVGGLVQVPCIERNAIAAVKAINATQMALRGDGNHFISLDRVIRTMRDTGADMHDKYKETSRGGLAVNWVEC, translated from the coding sequence ATGGCTATCAGTGTTTTCGATCTATTCAAAGTCGGTATCGGCCCGTCCAGCTCCCACACCGTCGGTCCGATGCGCGCGGCGGCGACCTTCGCTCAGGCGCTGATTGATCAGTGTTTGCTGAACGACATATGCCGTGTGGAAATCTGTTTATACGGCTCGCTGTCAGCCACCGGCGTCGGTCATGCCACCGACCGTGCCACGGTCATGGGCCTGATGGGCGAATGGCCGGACAGCATCGATCCGGCGACCATCGATCCACGTATCCAGCAACTGCGCGAGACAGGCCAACTGACCCTCGCCGGCCAGAGAGAAATTGCCTTCGACTGGCAGCGTGATCTCCTGCTGCTCGACGAGAGCCTGCCCTACCACCCCAACGCCATGTCGCTGACAGCCTTTGGCGAAACTGCCGAGTTGTTCGAGCAGACGTACTACTCGGTTGGCGGCGGTTTCATCATCGAAGCAGCGGAAGCCGAGTCCGGTGTGGCGCCGGCCGGTGACGTGGTGTTGCCGTACGATTTCTCCAGCGCCGCCGAACTGTTGTCATTGTGCAAACAGCACAACCTGCGCGTCTCCGAACTGATGATGGCCAACGAGCGCGCCTGGCGTAGCGACGTGGAAATCCGCCAAGGTCTGCTGCACATCTGGTCGGTGATGCGTGAATGTGTGGAGCAGGGCCTGCGCCACGAAGGCATCCTGCCCGGCGGTCTGAATGTGCCACGCCGCGCGGCGAAATTGCATCGCAGCCTGTTGGAAATCGGCAAGCCCAACGTGATCAGTTCAACGCTGTCGGCAATGGAATGGGTCAACCTGTTCGCCCTCGCCGTCAACGAAGAAAACGCTGCTGGCGGGCGCATGGTCACCGCGCCGACCAACGGCGCAGCCGGGATCATCCCGGCGGTTCTGCACTACTACATGAAATTCAATCCGGACGCGCCTGACGATGATGTCGTCGCTTTCTTCCTGGGCGCGGCCGCCGTCGGCATTCTCTGTAAGAAAAATGCCTCGATCTCCGGCGCCGAAGTCGGCTGCCAGGGTGAAGTCGGTTCGGCCTGCGCAATGGCGGCTGCCGGCCTGGCCGATGTGCTCGGCGCCACCCCGGAGCAATTGGAAAACGCCGCCGAAATCGGCCTGGAACACAACCTTGGCCTGACCTGCGACCCGGTCGGCGGTCTGGTGCAAGTGCCGTGCATCGAGCGCAACGCCATCGCTGCGGTGAAAGCCATCAACGCCACACAAATGGCCCTGCGCGGCGACGGCAACCATTTCATTTCCCTCGACCGGGTGATCCGCACCATGCGCGATACCGGTGCCGACATGCATGACAAATACAAAGAGACTTCACGGGGCGGCCTGGCTGTGAACTGGGTGGAGTGCTGA
- a CDS encoding LysR substrate-binding domain-containing protein, with amino-acid sequence MSRQLHAQTYVWLQVFSCAARHLSFTRCAEELHITPGAVSQQIRQLEERLGFRLFHRRARGVELSAEGQRLAITVNEAYGSIDAELRRLDAGMISGILRVRSIPSFLSKWLTPRLPRLQQRYPDIQLRLVAEDSSVPLHEGDFDLAIDLNDGSYPGLLSTALLDEQIFPVCAPSLLRGRPPLHGPADLVHFPLLHDITAWRGSYEYAEWEFYLNAIGFEGADVRRGHTFNRNHLTIEAAIAGMGVAIARRTLLNDELERGTLIVPFGLAVPNHKRYVLLYAPGALSHPGVRAVHDWLVEEAGIFRSLHPLNDGQL; translated from the coding sequence ATGAGTCGTCAATTGCATGCCCAGACCTACGTCTGGCTGCAGGTGTTTTCCTGTGCCGCGCGGCACCTGTCGTTCACCCGTTGTGCCGAAGAACTGCACATCACCCCGGGGGCGGTCAGTCAGCAGATTCGTCAGTTGGAAGAGCGCCTGGGTTTTCGCCTGTTTCACCGGCGCGCACGGGGCGTTGAGTTGAGCGCAGAAGGGCAGCGGTTGGCGATCACCGTCAACGAGGCCTACGGCAGCATCGATGCCGAATTGCGTCGACTGGATGCCGGAATGATCAGCGGGATTTTGCGCGTACGTTCGATTCCGTCGTTTCTCAGCAAGTGGCTGACGCCGCGCTTGCCGCGGCTGCAACAGCGCTATCCGGACATTCAGCTTCGCCTGGTCGCCGAGGACAGTAGCGTGCCGTTGCATGAAGGCGACTTTGATCTGGCGATCGACTTGAACGACGGCAGTTACCCGGGCCTGTTATCCACAGCCTTGCTCGATGAGCAGATTTTCCCGGTGTGTGCACCGAGCCTGCTACGCGGACGACCACCGCTACATGGGCCGGCGGATCTGGTGCATTTTCCGTTATTGCACGACATCACCGCCTGGCGTGGCAGTTATGAATACGCGGAGTGGGAGTTCTATTTAAACGCGATCGGTTTTGAAGGCGCCGACGTACGGCGTGGGCATACCTTCAATCGCAATCACCTGACCATCGAAGCGGCGATTGCCGGCATGGGCGTGGCGATTGCCCGTCGTACATTGCTCAACGATGAGCTGGAGCGGGGGACGTTGATTGTGCCGTTTGGTCTGGCGGTACCCAATCACAAACGCTACGTGTTGCTGTATGCGCCGGGGGCATTGAGCCATCCGGGCGTGCGTGCGGTGCATGACTGGCTGGTGGAGGAAGCGGGGATTTTTCGCAGCTTGCACCCGTTGAATGACGGGCAATTATGA
- a CDS encoding HPF/RaiA family ribosome-associated protein: MQIQVNSDNHIQSSQRLEEWVRTTIESTLERYEEDLTRVEVHLADENGDKPGPHDLRCQLEARPKGHQPISVTHKADSLEQAIDGAAEKLEHALEHLFGKLRGKPRAAVVPFSKANDALLEEEFLENEQAAINS, from the coding sequence ATGCAAATCCAAGTCAACAGCGATAACCATATTCAAAGTAGTCAACGACTGGAGGAGTGGGTACGTACAACCATTGAGAGCACGCTCGAACGTTATGAAGAAGACCTGACCCGCGTCGAAGTCCATCTGGCCGACGAGAACGGTGACAAACCAGGTCCCCATGACTTGCGCTGCCAACTGGAAGCGCGGCCAAAAGGCCATCAACCGATTTCCGTGACCCACAAGGCCGATTCGCTGGAACAGGCGATCGACGGTGCAGCCGAAAAACTCGAGCATGCTCTGGAGCACCTTTTCGGCAAACTGCGAGGTAAGCCACGTGCCGCTGTGGTGCCATTTAGCAAGGCGAATGACGCACTGCTGGAGGAAGAATTCCTTGAGAACGAACAGGCAGCGATCAACAGTTGA
- a CDS encoding endonuclease domain-containing protein, which translates to MQTRPTLAQFARQLRVNPTDCEQLLWQKLRSRQIANLKFRRQFPCPPYVLDFYCAELKLAIELDGGQHYETAGLIHDQRRTRYLNQKGIEVVRFSNLEVAQQMDDVLEQIIRIAANRKMPSP; encoded by the coding sequence ATGCAAACCCGTCCCACCCTCGCCCAATTCGCCCGCCAGTTACGCGTCAACCCAACCGATTGCGAACAGCTGCTCTGGCAAAAACTCCGCTCCCGCCAAATCGCCAATCTGAAATTTCGTCGGCAGTTTCCGTGTCCGCCTTACGTGCTGGATTTTTACTGTGCCGAACTGAAATTGGCGATTGAACTGGACGGTGGTCAGCACTATGAAACAGCGGGATTGATTCATGACCAGCGCCGGACACGCTATCTGAACCAAAAGGGCATTGAAGTCGTGCGTTTCAGTAATCTTGAGGTAGCTCAGCAGATGGATGACGTACTGGAGCAGATCATAAGAATTGCGGCGAATCGAAAAATGCCCTCACCCTAA